The Humulus lupulus chromosome 4, drHumLupu1.1, whole genome shotgun sequence genome has a window encoding:
- the LOC133832898 gene encoding UDP-glycosyltransferase 73C25-like: protein MEANVKLCAHEGKALQDRAIWRSKLIYATPKESSFGSSAANAELGSGVVSWCSKRKPTVSLSTIEEEYRAAALSTQESTWLMQLMKDLHQSTDNAVARYCDNQVLDNVSSETERFVVPGMPEWVEITKAHLPGKIFLHQWMETEMGSYGIIINTFQEMEPTFVKDYKKCEKLVAQVLNTAKTLGVEDPMNWGEEEKGWVKMKRETIKCVLEEVLDVGDKCKERRERARKLGEMDKRTVEEGGSSYINMILFLEEIMQLGSSDQH, encoded by the exons ATGGAAGCTAATGTCAAGCTATGTGCACATGAAGGGAAGGCCTTGCAAGACAGAGCAAT TTGGCGTAGCAAGTTGATATATGCAACACCCAAAGAAAGCTCATTTGGAAGTAGTGCGGCGAATGCTGAG CTTGGATCTGGAGTTGTATCTTGGTGTAGCAAAAGGAAACCAACTGTGTCTTTGTCAACCATTGAAGAAGAATATAGAGCAGCAGCACTGTCAACTCAGGAAAGTACGTGGTTGATGCAACTAATGAAGGATCTACACCAATCTACTGACAATGCAGTGGCACGCTATTGTGATAATCA GGTTCTTGACAATGTAAGTTCTGAAACAGAGCGCTTTGTTGTGCCTGGTATGCCAGAATGGGTTGAGATTACCAAAGCTCACTTACCAggtaaaatatttcttcaccagTGGATGGAAACTGAGATGGGGTCTTATGGAATAATCATTAACACTTTTCAAGAAATGGAGCCAACATTTGTGAAAGACTACAAGAAG tgtgagaAATTGGTTGCACAAGTTTTGAACACAGCTAAAACGTTGGGGGTGGAAGACCCAATGAATTggggagaagaagagaaaggttGGGTTAAGATGAAGAGAGAAACTATTAAGTGTGTTTTAGAGGAAGTGTTGGATGTAGGAGACAAATGCAAGGAAAGAAGAGAAAGAGCTAGAAAGCTTGGAGAGATGGACAAGAGAACCGTTGAAGAAGGTGGGTCTTCATACATCAATATGATATTGTTTTTAGAAGAAATAATGCAACTTGGAAGTAGTGATCAACATTAA